The stretch of DNA ATTTCTGTGACCTATATTTGAGGGCGCTTTTGCCGGAAACCATATCACGCAAACATTTTGAGAgtgaacttatttttttcatctgaatATCCATTTTGACAGGGAAGCAGAATTTATTGGGCATCTAGCCAATAACACCTTTCCCGCAGCATCAGGATTTGCTTTTTCGGAAAATACCTTTTGTCTTTTGTAGGGatgtttgtgaaatatttcttcttcttgcaaagAGTCGGAATTTCCATAGACTGCACCGGGTAATATTTCTCACGGAAATATTGCCATTAAAAGGTTGAGGGTGATATAATGACATAAAACCTTACTTTTAGCACTTATggattaaatataagaaaaaacaaaggaaatgtacCTGGGCAAACATTTTTCTTCCAACCGTATGATCCAGTTACCACTGCACATGAAAGAACGGTGGTCTTTTATCATTTTGCCTGCGTCtgtcattattgtaattttattcattatataataataattatgatctcAGAAGCAATCCACCTTTCTTCATCTCCAAGTCCTTCTGGATTGCCAGAGCGGTGATTTAATGCTGATATAAATCCTTCCATTGGAACGATTTATGAAGATGGCGATTCTTCCAGTTAAACGAAATTCATGGACCCCATTCTTTTATCAGACAAACATTCAGTGTCACGAGCACTCTCCGTTTTCCCCCTGAATGGCCCTGAAGAGGGGTCTGATTCCCCCTCGCGTTTTAATATACTAGGATCACTCTTTgcaatttacttcttttcttttttgcgcTTGTACTTTTCCTCGTTAATGAATTACGTGTCTTGGAGTTTTAAAAAAGGGGAGGTCGGATGGTGGTTTTATGCCAAAGAGTCAATTTGTTTTAAATTGCCACGTAATGAGGATTGGCGATGTACTTCACTatgaaaaggaaggaggagtatagtagaggaataaaggaaaaaaaggtcttaatttgtcccaacagtttcgccctccgtCAGGCATCctccggaagaggcctgatggaggacGTAGTAAGAACTTCCTTCCTCCGTTGCTCCTCCGTTTTCCCTTGTAGAGTATCCTCCGTTTTCTCTTGTAGAGTATCCTCCGTTTTCTCTTGTAGAGTATCCGTTTTCTCTTGTAGAGTAGCTTCCATTTTCCCTTGTAGAGTGTCTTTCGTTTTCTCTTGTAGAGTATCTTCCGTTTTCTCTTGTTGAGtatcttccgttttcccttgtAGAGTATCCTCCGTTTTAACTTGTAGAGTATCCTCCGTTTTCTCTTGTAGAGTAGCTTCCGTTTTCTCTTGTAGAGtatcttccgttttcccttgtAGAGTATCCTCCGTTTTAACTTGTAGAGTATCCTCCGTTTTCTCTTGTAGAGTATCTTCCGTTTTCTCTTGTAGAGtatcttccgttttcccttgtAGAGTATCCTCCGTTTTAACTTATAGAGTATCCTCTGTTTTCTCTTGTAGAGTAgcttccattttctcttgtaGAGAGTATCTCTCTGTTTTCCCTTGTAGAGTATCCTCCTGTTTTAACTTGTAGAGTATCCTCCGTTTTCTTGTAGAGTATCTTCCGTTTTCTCTTGTAGAGtatcttccgttttcccttgtAGAGTATCCTCCGTTTTAACTTGTAGAGTATCCTCCGTTTTCTTGTAGAGAAGCCTGGTTTTCTCTGTAGAGTAGCCTGGTTTTCCTTGTAGAGTATCTTCCGTTTTCTCTTGTAGAGTAGCTTCCGTTTTCCCTTGTAGAGTATCCTCCGTTTTCCCTTGTAGAGTATCCTCCGTTTTCCCTTTTAGAGACCATCGATCAATTTTATCGTCGTGTTtaagaatacaacagaatatgacgatttctgagagagagagcgagagagagaatatttcatgaAGACTATGTAAGACAATCACCTTCATTAAAGGTGCACATTACACGCAGTGTCGCTACGTGGAAATGAATTATGAAGCGAAGTTTGTACGAAGACCCCTAAGGAATAGTATCCCAGCAAACGACGGCCTTCGTGTGGttgatgtaaatatattcatcactttcctaCCGCGCCGATGTTGCCGGAGCTTGGCCATACGTCAGGATGACCGCAAATCTCGAAAGGAATCTGAAGATCGTCTGTGCGAAATGAATAATGCACCGCCGTTCATCTGAGTGTGGTGTCTGATATTTCCCTTTCTTGTTTCCGGTCTGCCATTGCAGTTGGTGCCTAAAAATGTTCTCGGATGTGCTGGGATGTTTTATACCATGCAACATGCTGGcgtttcattctttttcaaattgaaaattacatccggtaaataataataataataataataatgataataataatcgagaagaagaagaaaccaaatTGCGATTAGTGGGCaagacatttaaaattaaataataataataataataataataataaataataataataataataataatcgagaagaagaagaagaagaagaagaagaagaagaagaagaagaagcaaccaAATTGCGACTAGGTGACAGGATTACGTGATTCGGTCTAATGAACCGAATAATCCAGTTATCCGGATTCTCATTAGAACTTCGATCGGGAGGATTAAATACCGTCTATTAACAGTCCTCTCTTCAGATGCATTCGGGGAATGAGGTTCCGCCGGGTCACGTCAAATTAAATTTCGGAGCTACCCTTAATTCGAATGGAAAATGTTAACTTTTGAGGAATATTCTCCCAAGGCctggaatgtatatattatgttgcctatttaataaatgaattacatgctcccatttaatgaaatataaaagcgTAAAATAATCAGCTTTCGATATATAAGTACTcttttttgtacatgttaggTATGATTAAGGTATACTCTTTTTTGTACATGGTATATGATTAAGGTATACTCTTTTTGTACATGATAGATATGAATAAGGTATACTCTTTTGGCACATGATAGATATGATTAAGGTATACTCTTTTTGTACATGACAGACATGATTAAGATATACTCTTTTGTACATGGTAGCTATGATTAAGATATACTCTTTTTTGTACATGATAGATATGATGAAGGCATTTGTGAATATGTATTATTTCTCAGTTCAAAACTTTGCAAGTTGAGGCAACAGCATCTTTCGACCGATAGAGACACCTTTTAACGAATGTCTGAAGGAAAAGTCTTTcagaaattaaggaaatttaaaaataaactagcGAAGATTAATCTCGGCTTAAACGAAATAGAGTGGCAAAGACTGATAACTTCTTTTCACTCGTATCAAAAGCAGAAATTAAAAGGCCGGGGCACAAAAAGCGAAGGATTCAGTATTTTCATACATcgaatattttcatcaaaacttGGAGAGCAAATCCTCTTTTGAGCAGGATTGCCAGCGACTGCgagttttgtttcttctctttttatcgtttcatttcttcttttttttatcgagtttcatttcttcttttttatcgagtttcttctttttttatcgagtttcgtttcttctttttttatcgagtttcatttcttcttttttaatcgagtttcatttcttctttttttaatcgagtttcatttcttctttttttatcgagtttcatttcttcttttttttatcgagtttcatttcttcttttttatcgagtttcatttcttcgtttttttattttgactacgATGATGAGTCGATTATTTTTTCAGTTGGTTTCACTTCCAAAGACATAAACGGCTTTCACGTCAttagtttctcattttttatgaaCTTGTTGACGCAGTTGCTGCTCTTTTTGGGTCTGTGTGATGAGGAATCTTCGGATTTTCGctgtttttttcatgttttccgtTCCTTCGTTTAAGCGAATTTcggatataaaagagaaaataaaaggccATCTAAATGCAACACCTTAATATTATTCAAATCAATAATACAAACGTCATTGTGCTTCATCAGTTATGATAAGCTGTCAATATTGCATCCTGACTTTTAAGGGAGAAATGCTGAAGATTTCTGTCTCGCG from Macrobrachium rosenbergii isolate ZJJX-2024 chromosome 51, ASM4041242v1, whole genome shotgun sequence encodes:
- the LOC136833026 gene encoding seminal vesicle major clotting proteins-like — encoded protein: MVSKRENGGYSTRENGGYSTRENGSYSTRENGRYSTRKTRLLYRENQASLQENGGYSTRKTEDTLQEKTEDTLQEKTEDTLQVKTEDTLQGKTEDTLQEKTEATLQEKTEDTLQVKTEDTLQGKTEDTQQEKTEDTLQEKTKDTLQGKMEATLQEKTDTLQEKTEDTLQEKTEDTLQGKTEEQRRKEVLTTSSIRPLPEDA